One genomic segment of Saccharomyces kudriavzevii IFO 1802 strain IFO1802 genome assembly, chromosome: 8 includes these proteins:
- the OSH7 gene encoding oxysterol-binding protein related protein OSH7 (similar to Saccharomyces cerevisiae OSH7 (YHR001W) and OSH6 (YKR003W); ancestral locus Anc_2.513) — translation MALNKLMNIPALTNSSHSSINGTTYNGPNSKSNGSDTDDIDENDESGQSILLNIISQLKPGCDLSRITLPTFILEKKSMLERITNQLQFPDVLLEAHSDKNELQRFVKVVAWYLAGWHIGPRAVKKPLNPILGEHFTAYWDLPNKQQAFYIAEQTSHHPPESAYFYMIPESNIRVDGVVVPKSKFLGNSSAAMMEGLTVLQFLDIIDANGKPEKYTLSQPNVYARGILFGKMRIELGDHMIITGPNYQVDIEFKTKGFISGTYDAIEGIVKDCNGKDYYQINGKWNDVMYIKDLREKNAKKTVLFDTHQHSPLGPKVRPLEEQGEYESRRLWKKVTDALAVRDHEVATEQKFQIENHQRELAKKRIEDDVEFHPKLFRRANPGEDLDYYIYKHIPQGIDKHEEQIRSILETAPILPGQAFTEKFSIPAYKKHKIQKK, via the coding sequence ATGGCTCTTAATAAATTAATGAATATACCCGCTTTAACAAACAGCTCTCATAGCTCCATCAACGGCACCACATACAATGGTCCGAACTCGAAATCGAATGGGTCAGACACggatgatattgatgaGAATGATGAATCCGGGCAAAGCATTTTATTAAATATTATTTCTCAGCTAAAGCCCGGTTGTGATTTATCAAGAATCACATTACCGACTTTtatcttggaaaaaaaatcaatgttGGAGAGAATCACCAATCAACTACAATTCCCAGATGTTCTTCTAGAAGCACATTCCGATAAAAACGAGCTACAAAGATTTGTCAAAGTGGTGGCGTGGTATTTGGCTGGATGGCACATTGGTCCAAGAGCGGTAAAGAAACCCTTGAACCCAATTCTTGGAGAACATTTCACAGCTTATTGGGATCTACCTAATAAGCAACAGGCTTTTTATATTGCTGAACAAACGAGTCACCATCCTCCCGAATCGGCGTACTTTTACATGATCCCAGAATCGAATATTCGAGTTGATGGTGTTGTCGTGCCAAAATCGAAATTTTTGGGAAACTCAAGTGCCGCAATGATGGAGGGCTTAACTGTGCtgcaatttcttgatatcATAGATGCCAACGGTAAACCAGAGAAGTATACTCTGTCCCAACCGAACGTCTATGCTAGGGGAATTTTATTTGGTAAGATGAGGATCGAACTTGGAGACCATATGATCATTACGGGTCCTAATTACCAAGTGGATATCGAATTCAAAACGAAGGGTTTTATTTCCGGTACTTATGATGCAATTGAAGGTATAGTTAAGGATTGTAATGGCAAGGATTATTACCAGATTAATGGTAAATGGAATGATGTTATGTACATCAAAGACttgagagaaaaaaatgcaaaaaagACTGTGCTCTTCGACACTCATCAGCATTCTCCTCTAGGTCCAAAGGTACGTCCATTGGAGGAACAGGGAGAGTACGAATCTAGAAGGCTTTGGAAGAAGGTAACTGATGCGCTAGCCGTGCGCGACCATGAGGTGGCCACTGAACAAAAGTTTCAGATCGAAAACCATCAAAGAGAACTGgccaagaagagaattgAAGACGATGTCGAATTCCATCCAAAACTATTCAGAAGGGCAAACCCAGGTGAAGACTTGGATTACTACATTTACAAGCACATCCCTCAGGGAATTGATAAGCATGAAGAACAGATTAGAAGTATTTTGGAAACTGCCCCAATTTTACCAGGACAGGCATTCACAGAAAAATTCTCTATTCCAGCTTATAAAAAGCATAAGATCCAAAAGAAGTGA
- the QCR10 gene encoding ubiquinol--cytochrome-c reductase subunit 10 (similar to Saccharomyces cerevisiae QCR10 (YHR001W-A); ancestral locus Anc_2.520): MAYTSHLSSKTGLHFGRLSLRNLTAYAPNLMLWGAASMLGLFVFTEGWPKFQNTLYKKIPLLGPTLEDHTPPEDKPN, encoded by the exons ATGGCA TACACATCTCATCTCTCTTCAAAAACGGGTCTCCATTTTGGTAGACTTTCTTTAAGAAATTTAACAGCGTACGCTCCAAATTTGATGCTATGGGGCGCTGCCAGCATGCTTGgtttatttgttttcacGGAAGGGTGGCCTAAGTTCCAAAATACTTTATACAAAAAGATCCCATTGTTGGGACCTACATTAGAGGATCATACACCACCAGAAGATAAGCCAAATTGA
- the HSE1 gene encoding ESCRT-0 subunit protein HSE1 (similar to Saccharomyces cerevisiae HSE1 (YHL002W); ancestral locus Anc_2.502) — protein MEIRNAVLRATDPKLRTDNWQYILDVCDLVKEDPEDNGQEVMDLIEKRLEQQDANVILRTLSLMVSLAENCGSRLRQDISSKHFTSLLYALIDSHSVHITLKKAVADTVKQLADSFKDDSSLRSMGDLYDKIKRKAPYLVKQPNVPEKHNMTTTTDNSDDEELQKALKMSLFEYEKQKKLQEQEKESAGALSQQQQQQQQQQLNQAPMHTTPVQTIVRRVRALYDLSTNEPDELSFRKDDVIIVLEQVYRDWWKGALRGKMGIFPLNYVTPIAEPSKEETENEKNKEAVILSQKTAVDQLHSSLNAASKTGDSNEVLQDPHIGDMYGSVTPLRPQVTRILGKYAKEKEDMLSLRQVLANAEHTYNQLMDRAANAHISPQAAVPAFYTGIPNNDVAPAMPPQKQGYHNHQYASYPSNQPIQNSPNGRTNTQYGYDMGYSVVSQPPPDYEQ, from the coding sequence ATGGAGATAAGAAATGCTGTATTGAGGGCGACAGATCCCAAGTTGAGAACCGATAACTGGCAGTACATTTTAGACGTGTGCGATTTGGTAAAGGAGGATCCCGAAGATAATGGGCAGGAGGTCATGGATCTCATAGAGAAGAGGTTAGAGCAACAGGACGCTAACGTAATCTTAAGGACACTCTCTTTGATGGTATCACTCGCAGAAAACTGTGGTTCCCGTTTAAGACAGGATATTAGTTCAAAGCATTTTACGTCATTGCTATATGCGCTCATCGATAGTCATTCCGTGCATATCACACTAAAGAAAGCGGTGGCTGATACCGTCAAGCAACTGGCGGACTCGTTCAAAGATGACTCATCATTGCGCTCCATGGGAGATCTGTAtgacaaaatcaaaagaaaggcaCCATACTTGGTAAAACAACCCAATGTTCCAGAGAAACATAACATGACTACGACAACTGACAATTCAGACGACGAAGAATTACAAAAGGCACTTAAAATGTCCCTGtttgaatatgaaaagcaaaaaaaactacaagaacaggaaaaggaaagtgCTGGGGCTCTTTCccagcaacagcaacagcagcagcaacagcagctAAATCAAGCTCCTATGCACACGACACCGGTACAAACTATTGTAAGAAGAGTTCGAGCGCTATATGACTTATCTACAAACGAACCTGACGAGTTATCTTTTCGAAAGGACGACGTCATCATAGTGCTGGAGCAAGTATATAGAGATTGGTGGAAGGGAGCACTTCGAGGAAAGATGGGTATATTTCCATTGAATTATGTGACGCCAATCGCTGAGCCGTCGAAAGAGGAAACTGAAAacgagaaaaataaagaagcaGTGATCCTCTCTCAAAAAACCGCTGTAGATCAACTCCATTCCTCCCTAAATGCTGCATCTAAAACGGGAGACTCTAACGAAGTATTGCAAGACCCTCATATTGGAGATATGTATGGCTCTGTGACGCCTTTAAGACCACAAGTTACAAGAATACTGGGTAAATACgcgaaagagaaagaggaTATGCTATCCTTGCGTCAGGTGTTAGCAAATGCGGAACATACATATAATCAGCTAATGGATCGCGCAGCAAACGCTCACATCTCGCCTCAAGCTGCAGTACCAGCCTTTTACACAGGAATTCCTAATAATGATGTCGCCCCGGCAATGCCACCTCAGAAGCAAGGTTACCACAACCATCAGTATGCATCCTACCCTTCTAACCAACCGATTCAAAACTCTCCAAACGGTAGGACAAATACCCAGTACGGTTATGATATGGGATACTCAGTTGTGAGCCAACCGCCACCTGATTATGAGCAATAG
- the LEU5 gene encoding coenzyme A transporter (similar to Saccharomyces cerevisiae LEU5 (YHR002W); ancestral locus Anc_2.526), producing MTRDSPESSSNHSSTNKHTEQRTPFDRNSFDYILRSGLAGGISGSCAKTLIAPLDRIKILFQTSNPHYTKYAGSLIGLVEAAKHIWINDGIRGFFQGHSATLLRIFPYAAVKFVAYEQIRNNLIPSKEFESHWRRLVSGSLAGLCSVFITYPLDLVRVRLAYETEHKRVKLGKIIRKIYAEPASTTLIKSEYLPNWFCHWCNFYRGYVPTVLGMIPYAGVSFFAHDLLHDVLKSPFFAPYSVLELSEDDELERIQKKQRKPLRTWAELISGGLAGMASQTAAYPFEIIRRRLQVSALSPKNMYDHKFQSISEIAQIIFKERGLRGFFVGLSIGYIKVTPMVACSFFVYERMKWNLGI from the coding sequence ATGACCCGAGATAGTCCAGAATCTAGCAGCAATCACAGCTCTACAAACAAGCATACTGAACAGAGGACCCCGTTTGATAGGAATTCATTTGACTACATTTTACGATCAGGATTAGCTGGAGGTATATCAGGTTCATGTGCGAAAACATTGATTGCACCCTTAGATAGAATAAAAATTCTATTTCAAACATCTAACCCCCATTACACAAAGTATGCAGGCTCATTAATAGGATTAGTAGAGGCAGCCAAGCATATATGGATCAATGACGGCATAAGAGGGTTTTTTCAAGGCCATTCAGCTACTCTCTTAAGAATATTTCCATATGCTGCCGTCAAATTTGTTGCCTATGAACAGATCAGGAACAACTTGATTCCCTCGAAAGAGTTTGAATCGCATTGGAGAAGGTTGGTGAGTGGTTCGCTGGCAGGATTATGCAGTGTCTTCATAACATACCCCTTAGACCTTGTGAGGGTTAGGTTGGCATACGAGACAGAACATAAAAGAGTAAAACTGGGGAAgataataagaaaaatatatgcGGAACCAGCTTCAACCACACTAATCAAAAGTGAGTATCTTCCCAACTGGTTTTGTCACTGGTGCAATTTTTACAGGGGTTATGTTCCAACAGTACTTGGAATGATTCCTTATGCAGGtgtatctttttttgcGCACGATTTGCTTCATGATGTGCTGAAGAGTCCTTTCTTTGCGCCCTATTCAGTATTGGAACTTTCCGAGGATGATGAATTAGAAAGGATACAAAAAAAGCAGAGAAAACCTTTGCGCACTTGGGCTGAATTGATCTCTGGTGGCTTAGCAGGTATGGCCTCCCAAACAGCCGCATATCCGTTTGAAATCATCAGGAGAAGACTGCAAGTTAGCGCCCTAtctccaaaaaatatgTATGACCATAAATTTCAATCAATTTCCGAGATTGCTCAAATAATATTCAAGGAACGTGGATTACGGGGATTTTTTGTTGGTCTAAGCATTGGTTACATTAAGGTGACACCTATGGTAGCATGTAGTTTTTTCGTTTATGAAAGAATGAAATGGAATCTTGGCATTTGA
- the RPL14B gene encoding 60S ribosomal protein eL14 (similar to Saccharomyces cerevisiae RPL14B (YHL001W) and RPL14A (YKL006W); ancestral locus Anc_2.505), producing MSTDSIVKASNWRLVEVGRVVLIKNGQSAGKLAAIVEIIDQKKVLIDGPKAGVPRQAINLGQVVLTPLTFTLPRGARTATVSKKWAAAGVCEKWATSSWAKKIAQRERRIALTDFERFQVMVLRKQKRYTVKKALAKA from the exons ATGTCCACTGATTCCATCGTTAAAGCTTCTAACTGGAGATTAGTCGAAGTTGGCCGTGTCGTTTTGATCAAGAACGGTCAATCCGCCGGCAAATTGGCTGCTATCGTTGAAATTATTGACCAAAAGAAG GTTTTGATTGACGGTCCAAAAGCTGGTGTCCCACGTCAAGCCATCAACTTGGGTCAAGTTGTCTTAACTCCATTGACTTTCACTTTGCCAAGAGGTGCTAGAACTGCTACTGTTTCTAAGAAGTGGgctgctgctggtgtcTGCGAAAAGTGGGCTACTTCATCTTGGGCTAAAAAGATCGCTCAACGTGAAAGACGTATTGCTTTGACtgactttgaaagattccAAGTCATGGTTTTGAGAAAGCAAAAGAGATACACCGTCAAGAAAGCTTTGGCTAAGGcttaa